One Sanguibacter sp. HDW7 DNA window includes the following coding sequences:
- a CDS encoding phosphoglyceromutase: MTYTLVLLRHGESEWNAKNLFTGWVDVALSEKGVEEAKRGGQLLRDADVLPDVVHTSLLRRAMNTAHLALDSADRLWIPVKRSWRLNERHYGALQGKDKAQTLAEFGEEQFMLWRRSYDVPPPAIEVGSEFSQDADPRYADAPQVLTECLKDVLERALPYWDAEIVPDLKAGKTVLVAAHGNSLRAIVKYLDGISDDDIAGLNIPTGIPLVYELDEETLKPVKPGQYLDPDAAAEAIKAVANQGKK, encoded by the coding sequence ATGACCTACACCCTCGTGCTGCTCCGCCACGGCGAGAGCGAGTGGAACGCCAAGAACCTGTTCACCGGCTGGGTCGACGTGGCCCTCTCCGAGAAGGGCGTCGAGGAGGCGAAGCGCGGAGGCCAGCTCCTCCGTGACGCTGATGTCCTCCCGGACGTCGTCCACACCTCCCTCCTGCGTCGTGCGATGAACACCGCGCACCTCGCGCTCGACTCCGCGGACCGCCTCTGGATCCCCGTGAAGCGCTCCTGGCGCCTCAACGAGCGTCACTACGGTGCGCTCCAGGGCAAGGACAAGGCCCAGACGCTCGCCGAGTTCGGCGAGGAGCAGTTCATGCTCTGGCGCCGTTCCTACGACGTCCCGCCGCCCGCGATCGAGGTCGGCTCGGAGTTCTCCCAGGACGCCGACCCGCGCTACGCCGACGCCCCGCAGGTCCTCACCGAGTGCCTCAAGGACGTCCTCGAGCGCGCGCTCCCGTACTGGGACGCCGAGATCGTGCCCGACCTCAAGGCCGGCAAGACCGTCCTCGTCGCCGCGCACGGCAACTCGCTGCGCGCGATCGTCAAGTACCTCGACGGCATCTCCGACGACGACATCGCGGGCCTCAACATCCCGACGGGCATCCCGCTCGTCTACGAGCTCGACGAGGAGACCCTCAAGCCGGTGAAGCCGGGTCAGTACCTCGACCCCGACGCCGCGGCGGAGGCCATCAAGGCCGTCGCCAACCAGGGCAAGAAGTGA
- a CDS encoding GntR family transcriptional regulator produces the protein MIVTVDPTSPVPVFEQLRAQIARHVADGTLRPGDTLPPIRHLAADLGIARGTVARVYEQLARDGVVRTAGRHGTIVAGTQGSPPAAPAHVEVDIAADALASVIRAAGLDDSVAHAALAAALGRNRT, from the coding sequence ATGATCGTCACCGTCGACCCGACCTCGCCCGTGCCCGTGTTCGAGCAGCTCCGGGCGCAGATCGCGCGGCACGTCGCGGACGGCACGCTGCGACCGGGCGACACCCTGCCGCCCATCCGGCACCTCGCCGCCGACCTCGGCATCGCGCGCGGAACGGTCGCCAGGGTCTACGAGCAGCTCGCGCGCGACGGCGTCGTCCGCACCGCCGGACGCCACGGCACGATCGTGGCCGGGACCCAGGGCAGCCCGCCGGCCGCTCCGGCGCACGTCGAGGTGGACATCGCCGCCGACGCCCTCGCGAGCGTCATCCGGGCGGCCGGGCTCGACGACAGCGTCGCCCACGCGGCGCTCGCCGCAGCGCTCGGGCGCAACCGCACCTGA
- the mshA gene encoding D-inositol-3-phosphate glycosyltransferase, whose amino-acid sequence MLSVHTSPLAQPGTGDAGGMNVYVRGLARALAGLGAHVEIFTRATASAQPDVHEAGEGVLVRHVPAGPYEGLDKNELPGQLCAFTAGVLRTEASRRPGWYDVVHSHYWLSGQVGWLAADRWDVPLVHSMHTMAKVKNAALAPGDVPEPHGRVVGEEQVVDAADALVASTPDEAAELRDLYGADPARVHVVAPGADLELFRPVPGPRGADDPALRDRLGLPQGPLVLFVGRVQPLKGPDTLVEAAAELRAQGRPVPWVVVCGGPSGRPTAVRELAVLADRLGVGDRVLFRPPVPRSALGDWYRSADIVAMPSHSESFGLVAAEAEACGTPVVATAVGGLRTVVVDGVSGLLVEGHEPRAWAAALDRVLADDALRARLGEGAAVVGASFGWEAAARGMLDVYRDAAKVRRSRVA is encoded by the coding sequence ATGCTCTCGGTGCACACCTCGCCCCTCGCGCAGCCCGGCACGGGCGACGCGGGCGGCATGAACGTCTACGTGCGTGGTCTCGCCCGCGCGCTCGCGGGGCTCGGCGCGCACGTCGAGATCTTCACGCGCGCGACGGCGTCGGCGCAGCCCGACGTCCACGAGGCCGGCGAGGGCGTGCTCGTCCGCCATGTCCCGGCGGGGCCGTACGAGGGCCTCGACAAGAACGAGCTGCCGGGGCAGCTGTGCGCCTTCACGGCGGGCGTCCTACGCACCGAGGCGTCGCGCCGTCCGGGCTGGTACGACGTCGTGCACTCGCACTACTGGCTCTCGGGGCAGGTCGGCTGGCTCGCCGCTGACCGCTGGGACGTGCCGCTCGTCCACTCGATGCACACGATGGCGAAGGTGAAGAACGCGGCGCTCGCGCCGGGCGACGTGCCGGAGCCGCACGGTCGCGTCGTCGGCGAGGAGCAGGTCGTCGACGCGGCGGACGCGCTCGTCGCGTCGACGCCCGACGAGGCTGCTGAGCTGCGTGATCTCTACGGTGCGGACCCGGCTCGGGTGCACGTCGTGGCGCCGGGCGCGGACCTCGAGCTGTTCCGGCCGGTGCCGGGGCCGCGCGGTGCCGACGATCCTGCGCTGCGGGACCGGCTCGGTCTGCCGCAGGGTCCGCTCGTGCTCTTCGTCGGCCGCGTGCAGCCGCTCAAGGGTCCGGACACGCTCGTGGAGGCTGCGGCCGAGCTGCGTGCGCAGGGTCGTCCGGTGCCGTGGGTCGTCGTGTGCGGGGGTCCGTCGGGGCGTCCGACGGCGGTGCGGGAGCTGGCAGTTCTCGCCGACCGGCTGGGTGTGGGCGATCGCGTGCTGTTCCGTCCGCCCGTGCCGCGCTCGGCGCTCGGCGACTGGTACCGCAGCGCGGACATCGTCGCGATGCCGTCGCACTCGGAGTCGTTCGGGCTCGTCGCTGCGGAGGCGGAGGCGTGCGGGACGCCCGTCGTCGCGACCGCCGTGGGCGGGCTGCGGACGGTCGTCGTCGACGGCGTCTCGGGCCTGCTCGTCGAGGGGCACGAGCCGCGCGCGTGGGCGGCGGCGCTCGACAGGGTGCTGGCCGACGACGCGCTGCGGGCGCGGCTCGGCGAGGGGGCGGCCGTGGTGGGAGCGAGCTTCGGCTGGGAGGCCGCGGCTCGCGGGATGCTCGACGTCTACCGCGACGCGGCGAAGGTGCGGCGCTCGCGCGTCGCGTAG
- a CDS encoding (2Fe-2S)-binding protein, with amino-acid sequence MTAPSGTTPNPLEALRAKLAAEPAVVDAAAPVVDAATLEDDYIVCHCTNVTAGELRGLIHEAGCSSLEEIQRCTRAGGSCGKCVPLLTEVVSIELGRAGIA; translated from the coding sequence ATGACTGCACCGTCGGGAACCACGCCGAACCCGCTCGAGGCCCTGCGCGCGAAGCTCGCCGCCGAGCCGGCCGTCGTCGACGCCGCCGCACCCGTCGTCGACGCCGCGACGCTCGAGGACGACTACATCGTCTGTCACTGCACCAACGTCACGGCGGGCGAGCTCCGCGGTCTCATCCACGAGGCCGGCTGCTCGTCGCTCGAGGAGATCCAGCGCTGCACTCGTGCCGGCGGGTCGTGCGGCAAGTGCGTGCCGCTGCTCACCGAGGTCGTCTCGATCGAGCTCGGCCGCGCCGGCATCGCCTGA
- a CDS encoding beta-propeller fold lactonase family protein, which yields MDPVRLWLGTYPSSDDAPEQPSGVRRVDLLPDGTLVDRGTAAELPHASWVELHPSGRTLWATSETPDGLVVAYDVDGDTLTEVARLAAGGDYPCHLAIVAGPDDGALLVSNYGSGTFTVVPLDADGRPTGDGVTHVHLGSGPNADRQGEAHVHSAWELPGGAYAWVADLGTDELRRYSLRPDGVDGQVRVEADGVGARANPGSGPRHVAIHPDGVAFVVGELDSRVTTYLLADDGSGTVVGEQAACSSPPSERGSYPAHVSLSADGTRLHVTVRGPDVLATFAVERDAEGRPTVLRHLSDTPLGASWPRHHALVAQVGADGIVVAAASPAIPSHASVWHGADSPAGVPAGDDLVLVASQGGACLVAVRVAEDGAGEVVGRLDLPVKPSCVVVA from the coding sequence GTGGACCCCGTGCGCCTGTGGCTCGGCACGTACCCGAGCAGCGACGACGCCCCCGAGCAGCCCTCGGGCGTGCGCCGCGTCGACCTCCTGCCCGACGGCACCCTCGTCGACCGCGGCACCGCGGCCGAGCTGCCCCATGCCTCGTGGGTCGAGCTCCACCCCTCGGGCCGCACCCTGTGGGCGACGAGCGAGACGCCCGACGGCCTCGTCGTCGCCTACGACGTCGACGGTGACACCCTCACCGAGGTCGCACGCCTCGCCGCGGGCGGCGACTACCCGTGCCACCTGGCGATCGTCGCGGGCCCGGACGACGGCGCGCTGCTCGTGTCGAACTACGGCTCGGGCACGTTCACCGTCGTGCCGCTCGACGCCGACGGCCGCCCGACGGGCGACGGCGTCACGCACGTCCACCTCGGCTCGGGCCCGAACGCCGACCGTCAGGGCGAGGCGCACGTCCACTCCGCGTGGGAGCTGCCGGGCGGGGCGTACGCGTGGGTCGCCGACCTCGGCACCGACGAGCTGCGCCGCTACTCCCTGCGCCCTGACGGCGTCGACGGCCAGGTGCGTGTCGAGGCTGACGGCGTCGGTGCGCGCGCGAACCCGGGCTCGGGCCCGCGTCACGTCGCGATCCACCCGGACGGCGTCGCGTTCGTCGTCGGCGAGCTCGACTCGCGCGTGACGACGTACCTGCTCGCGGACGACGGCTCCGGCACGGTCGTCGGCGAGCAGGCGGCGTGCTCGTCGCCGCCCTCGGAGCGCGGTTCCTACCCGGCGCACGTCTCGCTGTCCGCCGACGGCACGCGCCTGCACGTCACCGTGCGCGGGCCGGACGTCCTCGCGACGTTCGCCGTCGAGCGCGACGCGGAGGGTCGCCCGACGGTCCTGCGGCACCTCTCCGACACCCCGCTCGGTGCCTCCTGGCCCCGCCACCACGCGCTCGTCGCGCAGGTCGGGGCGGACGGGATCGTCGTGGCGGCCGCATCGCCCGCGATCCCGAGCCATGCGAGCGTGTGGCACGGCGCGGACTCGCCCGCCGGGGTCCCTGCGGGCGACGACCTCGTGCTCGTCGCGTCGCAGGGCGGCGCGTGCCTCGTCGCGGTGCGCGTCGCGGAGGACGGGGCGGGCGAGGTCGTCGGTCGCCTCGACCTCCCGGTCAAGCCGTCCTGCGTCGTCGTCGCGTAG